GAGGAGAAGGTCTCCTTCCCAGTGCCCAGGAATCGCACGATCCTCAGCTTCGGCGGGTCGCTCCGAGATCGATACGGCATCCTTGATCTGTGACCGCCACTGACCGGTCACCGTGTTGTGGATACTGCGCCGGATCGGGCGGCCTGATCGCAGATGCTTCTGCAGTTCCTTTGCTAGTACCCCGCGGGATTGAACATACAGAGACTGATAGATCGTCTCGTGTGACACCAGCATCCTGCTTCCCGCTGGGTAGCGCTTTTTCAGAGTCCCGGCAATCTGTTCTGGTGACCAGTCTTCCCGCAGACGTGCCGCGACGTACCTGCGAAGCACGGGGTTCTTCGCGAGTTTGCATTTCTTTGGTCGTTTGGCACGCCGCCAAGCACGATCGTCAGCGTCAACCGCGCGATACCTTGCCGCCCCTCGATTCTTTGCGATCTCACGACTGATGGTCGATGCTGAACGGCCGAGTCGTCGTCCAATCGATCGGAGCGACTCACCAGCTGCAAGCCCCCTGGAAATCTCTTCGCGCTCATGAAGAGTTAGTGTGCCGGAGCGACGTCTTTGAGGCGGCTGATAGATCCCGCCATAGGGTAACAGGATCGAGAAGATTGAGCCTGGAGGGGAGCCCACGGTTCGACCGATCTCGCTGATTGATGCCCCTGTCTTCCACATGTCCCACACTTGCTGCCGTCGATCCGACGGGAGTCCTGGTCTACCGATCTTTGCCACATCACACCTCTGAGTACATTATCGATGGTGTTGCGTTGACCGGTTGAATCCACCGCTGCGCGCTTAAGGATCTCATTGGCCCGGCGCAGTTCACGGTTCTCCTGCTCCAGTTGGGCTAAGCGGCGGGCCTCATCGGTGCTCACACCGGGGGCCTGCCCGTCATCGATATCGGCTTGACGCACCCAGGTGCGGACCGACTCTGGTCCGTAGCCGAGCTGATCGGCAACTCTTTTAACCGTGCCGTTCTTCGAGCCCAGCTCGGTGCGTAAGGCGCGAACCATACGCACCGCTGCAGCCTTCTCCTCTGGTGAATACCGCCGCTGAGAAGGGCGCCCGGAATTGTTCATACGTGACATTCTTCCATCCTTGTTTCCAAGCTCAGGAATCTCCACCAAACCCAGAGCGATTCATGCTGAGCTTCGCAAAGCTAATGAAGTCCTCAAAGCTGCGAGCATATTTTTCGCGAAGGAACCGGGCCACCCACGGACGAGATGATCACCTTCATCGATGCATATCGTGATCGTTTCGGGGTTGAGTTCCTCTGCCGCACTCTTGGCCAAGCAGTACGTGGATTCCTCACCTCTCGCGGATACCGAGCCGCTAAGAGCCGGCCTCCGTCAGCACGTCAGTTGAAGGACGAGCTCTTGATCCCCGAGATCCAGCGCCTCCACACAGAGAACTACGGAGTCTATGGTCGCCGGAAAATGCATGCCCTCCTTCAGCGTGAGGGCTGGGACATCGGCCGCGATCAGACCCACAGGCTCATGAAGCTCGCCGGGGTCGAAGGTGTTCGCAGGTCGAAGAAAGCCTTCACAACGAGGCCTGATCCCGCCTTGGCGTTGCCAGGGGATCTGGTCGAGCGTCGGTTCACTGCTGATCGGCCCAATCAGCTGTGGGTCTGTGACATCACCTATGTCGCGACATGGTCGGGCTTCGCCTATGTCTCGTTCATCGTCGATGTGTTCTCCCGCCGTATCGTCGGCTGGAATGTCGCTGCAACCTTAAAGGCCGATGTCCTGCCGCTGCAGGCGTTAGAGATGGCTGCCTGGCACAATGGCGGGGACCTTGATGGCGTCATTCACCATAGCGATCACGGCTCGAACTACATGGCCCTGGTCTACACCGGCCGCGTCCAGGAGCTTGGGGCGATACCGTCAACAGGCACGGTCGGTGACAGCTTCGACAATGCGATGGCTGAGGCCGTGAACGCGCTCTACAAAGCTGAACTTATCCGTCAACGCGGACCGTGGAAGACCGTGGAGGAAGTCGAGCTCGCAACTTTGGAATACGTGTGGTGGTGGAACAACAAACGCCTCCATGGTGAGCTCGATCTGCGCACTCCTCTTGAGGTCGAAGCCGCCTACTACACTGAACAAGAATCCCTCCTGACATCAGCACGGTGACAGGAAAAACGGTCGGAACTCAACCCAGGCCGAATCACCTGCCCCGAATCGGTGAGGGCACAAGCCCAATGGTCGGTCTTGCCGACATCGAGGCCAAGATAAATATCGGGTTTGGCAGTACTCATGGCAATCGTCCTATCGCTTAGCGCCATAACCGGCCAAGCCATGACAGCACGCCTCACATCCACGTTACGACAGGCATCCCACACTGGTGCCGAGCCCCTAATCAGCGATCACATGCTGCCAACCGACCCTGGTGGCAACACCCCCCGGATCATTCAAGAGACAGGGGCAAGAAGCCATGCCAGGGCGGCCGGCCGACAGTCCTAATCAACACCCGCCAATCAGAACCTGTCAACAAGGTAACGGGGCGGCGTTGTCTCGGCTCCTGCCCAGCGGTGGCCCACCCTGCTCCGAGCTGCTCCATTATCTCGGCGTGCTCGGATACACATTCTTGCAGGGTGGGCGCACTGACCGTGCGATTCAGGGGTCACCAGCCGCGCTCAGCCAGCCGATGCGGCGCCGCAAGATCAGAGACGTTGATACCGACCATAGCCTCGCCCAGACCGCGTGACGCGTCAGCAATTGCGTGAGGGTCATCGAAATGTGCGGTTGCCCTGACGATCGCTGCGGCGCGCTTGGCAGGTTCGCCTGATTTGAAAATGCCGGAACCCACGAAGACTCCGTCGGCACCGAGCTGCATCATCATGGCCGCATCGGCGGGGGTGGCTACACCGCCTGCCGTGAAAAGCGCGACGGGCAATTCGCCAGTGATTGCAACCTCTGCGACGAGGTCGTATGGGGCCTGCAGTTCCTTCGCGGCGACGTAAAGCTCATCCGCACCAAGTGAAGCAAGTCGGGCGATCTCGCCGCGGATTGTGCGAATATGCTTCGTGGCTTCAGAAACGTCGCCTGTGCCAGCTTCACCCTTCGAACGAATCATGGCTGCGCCCTCGGCAATGCGCCGCAGTGCCTCCCCCAAGTTCGTCGCCCCGCACACGAACGGTACGGTAAACGAGCGCTTATCGATATGGTTCACGTAATCGGCAGGCGAGAGGACCTCTGACTCATCGATGTAGTCCACTTCGAGCGCTTCCAGTATCTGTGCCTCAACGAAGTGCCCGATGCGAGCTTTTGCCATCACCGGAATTGACACTGCCGACTTGATGCCGTCGATAAGATCAGGGTCACTCATGCGGGCAACGCCGCCCTGCGCGCGAATATCCGCAGGGACACGCTCCAGTGCCATGACTGCAACCGCCCCGGCTTCTTCTGCGATGCGAGCCTGCTCAGGCGTCACGACATCCATGATGACGCCTCCCTTGAGCTTGTCAGCGAACCCACGTTTCACGAGAGGCGAACCGGTGGAAGCGGGCGATGTGGAAGGAGAGTTTTCAGTCATAGCCTCAGTGTGTCGTCAGCCTTGGCCCTACGCAAGAGCCAAAAAGTCAAGTTTCAAATAGACCAAAACATATTGCTGTTGCACACTGGAAATATGCGTGATCCAAGCGGTGCCGCCGAGCTGCCCCTCTCTCTTGATCGAGGGGCCGAGGCGTCTCTACCCACCCAGCTCGCGACCGCTCTCCGTGGCGCCATCGATGCAGGCGTACTGCGGCCAGGCGAGTTGGTGCAGGCTACCAGGCAACTCGCCTTGCGGCTCGGCGTCGCGCGCGGCGTCGTGGTTGCCGCCTATGAACAACTCATCGCCGAGGGGTACCTTGAAGCTGGGCATGGACGTGGAACATTTGTCCGCCCGGAACTGCCCGCTTTGCGGTCTGCCGTGAGCTCAGAAGCAGTAGAGAGGCGAGAGCTTCGGGGGGCTGGCGAAGCTGCCAGCAGAGAGCTGGACCACTTTGGTCTTTCGCACAGTGCCCCGTCACCTCTTCCACTGACGCCGGGAGTGCCTGACACAGGCGCGGTCGACCGTCCTGCTTGGCGCTCTGCCTGGCGCCATGCGCTCATTCGGGCGCACGTCGAGGCGCCTGATCTTGGTGACCCACGCTTACGCGTTGAGATTGCCGAGCACCTGCGTCGAATGCGCGGCACAAATAGACTCCCGGAGGATGTGATCGTCACTGCTGGGGCCCGTGAAGGTTTGGGGCTGCTGCTGACCGCGCTCGGCGCGAGCAGTAACCGTCGTTTGGTGGTCGGGGTCGAAGATCCGGGTTACCCATCCCTGCGTCGTGTAGCGATCCGTCATGGCGCACAGATCCTAGCGCTCCCAGTCGATGCAGAGGGCCTTGATCCACACGCGCTGCCCACTGGGGCGCTTGATGTCATAATTGTGACACCGAGCCATCAGTACCCTCTCGGTGGGTCCCTGCCGTTGGCCCGACGCCGCGAACTTCTCACCTGGGCCGCACGCGCTGGAGTCGTTATCGTCGAGGACGACTATGACTCCGAGCTGCGGCACACCGGAAGCCCACTCCCAGCGCTCGCTGCTCTCGATGATCCCGCCGAAGGGTCAGTCGTGCTCCTCGGAACATTCTCGACGACCATCTCACACGCCCTCTCCGCTGGGTACCTGCTGGCTCCAGCACGTTTGAGGAAGGTGATCGAGCCGGTTAGGCACGACCTGGGAGGCGCGGCCTCGGCCGTCGTGCAGGCCGCATTGGCTGAGTATCTTGCTGGTGGTGAACTGCGCCGACACACGGCCCGTATGCGCAGGCGGTACGCAACTCGGCGCGACCTGGTAGTTTCTAAGCTTGACGGCATCGATGGCGTTCGAGTCAGACCCATGAGCGGCGGACTTCACGCGGTGCTCGAATTTGATCACGCGCAAGAAGACGCGGATGCTGAAGAGCGAATACTGAAGAGGACCGCCGAGGCTGGCTTGGGTGCAGTTGCTCTGAGTAGGTACTGGCAACGCGACTCCAAACAACAAGGTCATTTTGGTTTGGTCATAGGCACTGGAGGCACGAACTCCAGCACCATGACCGACCATTCAACGTTTGAGGATGCGCTGACTAGGTGTAGTTCCTCGGGAGGTTGTGAACGCTCGAGTTAGATGAAGACCTCCGGCAGGATGTGGGTTACCACACTCGCATCCAGTAACCGGAGGTCTTCATGTCCCACGCTAACGCACCATTGACCCCTGTGGGCAGGCAGCGCCTGGCTTCTCTGATCGTCGATCAGGGATGGTCGATCCGACGCGCAGCGGAGCGATTCCAGGTCTCACCTGCCACCGCATCGAAATGGGCGTCCCGATACCGCGCGGGTGAACCTCTCGTGGATCGTTCCTCGCGCCCGCATCACTCACCCATGAGGCTTGCGGAGCGGCGCGAGCACCGCATCATCAGCCTGCGGTTCACCCGCCGGTGGGGACCGCACCGGATCAGCTACCACCTGGGCATCCCGCGGTCCACGGTCGAACGCGTCCTTGCCCGGTACCGGATGCCTCTGCTGGCACATCTGGATCAAGCAACCGGGCTGCCCGTCCGTAAGCCTCGCCCTGTGCGCTACGAGAAACAGCGTCCGGGCGAGCTTGTGCATGTCGACATCAAGAAGCTCGGCCGTATCCCTGACGGTGGTGGACATCGCATGCTCGGACGCGCCAACGGCAAGCGTAACCGTCGCCATGGCGTCGGGTACGCGTTTCTGCATCACGCGGTCGATGACTACTCGCGTCTGGCCTACTCCGAGATCCTTGCCGACGAGAAGAAAGAAACAGCCGCCGCGTTCTGGCACCGAGCGCGCATGTTCTTCGCCCAGGCCGGAGTGACCGTTGCGGCGGTGATGACCGATAACGGGTCTTGTTACCGCTCTCGAACGTTCGCAGCCGCGCTCGGACCTGATGTGAAACATCGTCGAACTCGTCCGTATCGGCCCCAGACCAACGGGAAAGTTGAACGTTTCAACCGCACCCTCGCCACCGAGTGGGCCTACGCCCAGATGTACGAAAGCGACGGAGCCAGGGCCGCAACGTACAGCACCTGGCTCCACCACTACAATCATCACCGACCCCACACCGGAATCGGAGGACAGACTCCCTCAGACCGTGTTCACAACCTCACTGGGAACTACAACTAGGCTCCGTGGAATCCTGAGTTCGGAATTCACCTGAGAATGGCGATTGTGTGCCTCAACATTGGCGATTCTTGAGATCAGGTGAGTGTGTTCAGGCCCCGGGCACAGTGACCACGCCCCGTCACGCCCCATGTCGCGTTAATGGCGTAACCCGAATTGTGCCTCACAGAGTTTGATCGCGCAGCCCCTGTCAGGCGGAGCGGAGTTTCACCCCGCCCGTTTGTCGTTTGCGCCGGTTCTTCTTTGCGTCTTCGAGCTCGGCAGTGAGTATCTCGGTCCTCCAGCTGGCTCTGGTCATGGGCATGCCCGGCTATCGGACAATGGTGTGGGTCAGTTCGACTGGGTTGAGCTTCGCACACTGCGCCCGCAACTCCTGAGTCGTGGACAGTACCCCGCTCGAGTGGCCGGCGATGCGGGGTCCTGGGGCCGTCATGCACGCGCTGTCTGCGTCCCGCTCATCCATTCTTCATCCGACAGGTTTCCTCGTGGGGTGAAGAGTTCATTGGCATGATGACCACGTGCCAAAGTTCTGTGAAGACCTCGCGATCATCCGCGGTGTCGTAACGGTGGCGAAAGCCGTCCTGTCGAACAATGTGATTGTTCTTTGATTCCGCGATCGTGGTGATGTTCTTCACCCTCAGATGCGGGCCCGTGAGGTGGCGTTGCCCGACTGCCCCCTCTCTCAGGCAATCTCCGCGGTTGACCTTCGGTGCCGCCTGAGCGCTGCGGATGCCGCCCTCGCCGGTACCCAGTCGCATCCCGCCCGTGGATTGCCGTCCAAGTGATTTGTGGCGAAGTGTGTCCTGCGTCACGAGTGCGCATGTTAGTCTTGCGGGCACATCATAGTGCCAGATGACCCAGGCAGGGTATTGTGACCGGCGCGTGAGGAGTGGATATGACGACGCACATTGCCGACACGGCTGATATCTCCGACGATGCGACGATCGGCGATGGTTCTCGCGTGTGGCACCTGGCCCAGATCCGCGAGGGCGCGGTGCTCGGTGAGAACTGCATCATCGGCCGCGGGGCGTACATCGGTCCCGGGGTCAGGTTGGGCGACAACTGCAAGATCCAGAATTATGCCCTGGTCTACGAGCCCGCGAGGCTTGCGGATGGCGTCTTCATCGGACCAGCTGCCGTCCTGACAAACGACCTTCATCCGCGTGCGATCAACCCGGACGGAACGCAGAAGTCCGCCGCCGATTGGGACATGGTCGGGGTGATTCTCAAGGAGGGCGCCTCGGTCGGCGCTCGAGCCGTGTGCGTCGCACCGGTGACCATCGGCGCGTGGGCGATGGTCGCGGCGGGCGCGGTCGTCACGAAAGATGTGGCGCCACATGCCCTCGTCGTGGGAGTGCCCGCCCGACAGATCGGCTGGGTTGGCCACGCGGGAGTGAAGCTCGAGGATGCTGCCGAGGGCAGGCTCCGCTGCCCGGAGACGGGAGATCTCTTCCAGGTTGCCGGAGATGCGCTCCACAGGGTGAACGGCTGACGTGCCTGGCTCTCCTTTCCCTCCGAGGGTGAACGTCCTCGATGGTTGCACCAATTTCAGCCTTGCGTGACGATCGCCGCTGGATTCGCCCGAAGTCCACTCGTATGGAACTACGACATCCTCAGTTGGCTGATCGCTAAGCTTGGACGAGGGGCCCGCGATGATGCGGGGCCAGGGAGGGCGAGATGGTTCTCAAACCGATTGTTGGTCGCCCGCGTGGCGGTGCCTGGGAGGCTGCGGGGGACGAGAGCTTCATCGACGAGGCCGTTCGCCGTGCGGCGATCGGGTCCGGCATCCTTCTCCACGGAGAGTCGGGGGCCGGCCAGGAGGATTTCGCGCGGAGGATTGCCCTCCGTCTCGCCGCACCGGCCTCACCTATGGAGTTGACCAGTCCGCCGCACCCAGAAACATCGCGATCCCTCGCCAGGCTCGTCGAGTCGCCACCCACCTCGGGCCCCATCCTCCTCATCCCCACCATCTCGTCCTTCGCCGGCCCTGAGCTTGACGATGTTGCCAGGCTCGTCCTTCACCATCATGCCGTCGTGATCGCCGCTGACACCGACGACGTTCCTTCCGCCGCGGCACCTCTTGGCGACCTCGTCGGCCTTGAGCGGATATGGGTTCCCGACATGACGGAGGTTGCCACCGCGAGTTTCGTGGAGAACGGATTGGGCGGGCCGGTGAGCAGTCGGGCGGCACACGCCCTCTGGAGCGGCGTGGCGGGTAACCGGGCGAGAGTCCGCATGGTCGTCGAGGACTGGCTCGAGGCATCTGTTCTCGTGCGCCACGACGAAGTCTGGATCATCGCAGATCCGGCGCCTCGCGCGGGTCCACGGCTCAGCCGGTACTGGAAGGGCCGGCTGGCCGCCGAGGATCCTGCTGTTCACGACGTGCTCGAGGTGCTGTCGCTCGCCGGAGAGATACCGCTGCCTCTCCTCTTGGAGATCTGCGAACCTGATGCGGTCGATGCCGTCCACGGGCGAGGGCTCCTGGAACTGCGGGGCTCACTCGGTCGGGATGCGAGTCTGCGAGGGGCCATCAACTCCGAGGCGATCGCCAACCACATCCCTCCCGGGCGCAGTCTGCAGCTTCGTCATCGCGTCTCCGACTGCGCATCGGGGAACGGATTCCGCATTCCCGCAGGACTGGTGCACTGGCAGGTGCGCCACGGATTCGAGGTCGACCACCCCGATGTGCTCGATGCGGTCGAGCACCTGATATCCCGTGCGCCGACGAAGGCTATCGACCTGCTAGGGGTGGTCCTCGCCGGCGCAGATCCGGACCGGGCTGAATCTGCTCGAATCGAGGCTCTCATTGCGGCTGGCCGCCTCACCGACGCGTGGGAATGCGCACGGCGCATCCGCACGACGCCCAAGGGTGAGGCCGCGGTCCTGAGTCCCGCGCGTGCGGCTGACCTTGTGAGCGCGTCCTGGCGTGGAGACTATCGGCCGATTCTCAAGGCACGAGAGGCTCCCGCTCGGATGTCGGATGCGCTCGAATGGCTCTGGCGGCATTCGACTCATGAAGCCCTCGTCATGTCCGGACGAGCGGAGGAGGGGATGAGAGCTGAGCGTGAACTGCTCCGGACGCTCGAACGATCGGATGCTGCGTCGCCCATCGCCCAGCGAGTGAGGACTGGACTCGTTGACATGCAGATCCTGACAGGAGAGTGGACGCGCGCAGCGGCGACTCTTGCCAGCAGCTCGAGCGCTCATGGCGTTGACGGGCATGGGCTCGAAGTCGTCTATCGCGCTCTCGCGCGAGTACTCACCGCGGACTTCGAGGAGAGTGTTCGTGCCCTCAGGTGCGAGATGCCGCAGCTGCACATCCTCGACCGCCACGACGTCCATGCGCTCGGCAGTTCTCTCCTTGCTGTGTCTCTCGCCGCCACCGGCCATCGGGCAGAGGCCTTTGCCGCGCTCGCGGGCATCGAGACGCCCCACCCGGAGGGTGCAGGAATCTGGCACAGGACCTGGGGGGCGGACTTCTTCTCCGCCCAGGCGCTCGGCCTGCTTGGGCGAAGGGATGACGCCGTCGAGCTGCTCATGCGCTGCGCAGACCGTGACCGGGATCTGGAGAATCATGCGCTCGAGCTCCTTGCGCTGTCGGGCGCCGTCCAGTGGGGTCAGGAGTCCGCGCTGGACCGCCTCGAGAGCGTGGCGCAGCGGACGGAGAGTCGCTTCGCCCAGGCGTGTACGCGGGTGGTCCATGGACTCCGGACGGGTGACGCCGAGTCGCTCGAGATCGGGGCGGCCATCGCCCGTGCCATCGGCCAGCACTTCTTCGCCGACTTCGCCGACGACCGACGTGCGGACCTCAACGGTACGCGCACGGCCGCACTGTCCAGCGGGCGGGGAGGTGCTCTTGGTGCTCGGTCGTTGACACCGCGTCAACGAGAGATCGTCGAGCACGTGCTCGCGGGCCGCAGCAGCGGCACCATCGCCGAGACCATGGGAATATCGGTGCGAACCGTTGAGTCCCACCTCTATCAGATCTACGCCAAGCTGGACGTGGGGAGCCGAGCTGAACTGCGGGCGATCCTGGCAGACCGGACGACGGACCAGGTACGTAAGTAGCACTGAGCTAAAACAAGTAGCATGTGGCATCAACTACTGGTGCATATGGTCTGACCTGGGGTTTAGGATAGATCACCGCCAGGCTGGGTCGACTGAAGGGGGTACGCAGGGCCTGGGGCATCGAGCCTGTCTGGGGGCGGTTTCGGGTGAAGTCAGCAGCAGTGAATACAGGTAGTCAGAATCCGGGAGAATCCGGAGCGGAAGAAGCGCGGGAGCAATTGTCTCCCCTCCTCCGACGAGTCGTACTCGACCAGAGGCTCGGAGGTGCCATTCTCATCGGCCGGGCCGGCAGCGGCCGTCGAGCCACCTTTGACGCGGCCGTCGCAGGCATTGAACCCCGGCCCACGGTCATCCATCTCAATGGCAGTCCCTTCGCGGCTCAGACGCGCTATGGCGTCCTCTCTCTCATGCTGTCGCGGCTCGAGACCACCCCATCGGTGTCCCGTCACGAGCTGGTCCGGGCTGTTGCCACACTCATCGGTGAGCAGCGAACCATCGTCACGCTCGGCAGTCCCGATTTCATCGACGGCGACTCTGCCGCCGTCTTGGCACAGCTCGCCGCCATGCGAAAAATCTCCCTCGTTGTCGTGTGTGAACGCACCTCGCAGCTTCCCGCCGACATCTCGGCCCTTCACCGCTCCGGACTGCTCGTCCGCATCGATGTGCCAGGAATGGACGCGGGGCGCACGAAGTCCTTCCTCGAGGCGGAGCTTGGAGGACCGGTGTCAATGTTCGCCGCCGCGGTCCTGTGGCGCCTGTGCCGAGCCAGCCGTGCTCTCATCCGCCAGGTCGCCCGGGAGTTTGCCGCTCAGGGAAGGCTGCGGATCGAGGGCGGAACGTGGATCCTCGTTCCGGGCCCCGTCCACATCCCGGCTGGGATCCGAGTGCCGCATCTCGCGAGCGTGTCTCGGGAGGAGCGCCGTCTCCTCCTCCTTCTTGCCCAGGGTGGTCCGGCGAGCATGAGCGCCCTTCGCCACTGCGGCTTGGCGGGCGAGGTGAACAGCCTCCGCTCGCGCGGTCTCGTCACCGTCGAGGGGTCTCGTTCGGAGTCGGTCGACCTCGCCGTGCCCCTCGTCGGCCACATTCTGCGTGAGAGAGCGGACGAGAGCGAGCTCGCGGATGAGGCGGTGCGCGAGGTGTATGCCGACCCGCAGGCCGCCCGCGTGCTGACGGAGGCAAGGGCGATGCGCGA
This is a stretch of genomic DNA from Flaviflexus salsibiostraticola. It encodes these proteins:
- a CDS encoding IS30 family transposase; translated protein: MWKTGASISEIGRTVGSPPGSIFSILLPYGGIYQPPQRRRSGTLTLHEREEISRGLAAGESLRSIGRRLGRSASTISREIAKNRGAARYRAVDADDRAWRRAKRPKKCKLAKNPVLRRYVAARLREDWSPEQIAGTLKKRYPAGSRMLVSHETIYQSLYVQSRGVLAKELQKHLRSGRPIRRSIHNTVTGQWRSQIKDAVSISERPAEAEDRAIPGHWEGDLLLGRGVSQIATVVERATRFTVLVHVDGRDMASVTAGLSREMNLLPEQLRRSLTWDRGMELADHKTVTSSTGLDVYFADPRSPWQRGTNENTNRLLRQYFPKGVSMKDLTQDDLNKVAARLNSRPRKTLSFDTPADRLEALLR
- a CDS encoding IS3 family transposase produces the protein MITFIDAYRDRFGVEFLCRTLGQAVRGFLTSRGYRAAKSRPPSARQLKDELLIPEIQRLHTENYGVYGRRKMHALLQREGWDIGRDQTHRLMKLAGVEGVRRSKKAFTTRPDPALALPGDLVERRFTADRPNQLWVCDITYVATWSGFAYVSFIVDVFSRRIVGWNVAATLKADVLPLQALEMAAWHNGGDLDGVIHHSDHGSNYMALVYTGRVQELGAIPSTGTVGDSFDNAMAEAVNALYKAELIRQRGPWKTVEEVELATLEYVWWWNNKRLHGELDLRTPLEVEAAYYTEQESLLTSAR
- the pdxS gene encoding pyridoxal 5'-phosphate synthase lyase subunit PdxS, whose amino-acid sequence is MTENSPSTSPASTGSPLVKRGFADKLKGGVIMDVVTPEQARIAEEAGAVAVMALERVPADIRAQGGVARMSDPDLIDGIKSAVSIPVMAKARIGHFVEAQILEALEVDYIDESEVLSPADYVNHIDKRSFTVPFVCGATNLGEALRRIAEGAAMIRSKGEAGTGDVSEATKHIRTIRGEIARLASLGADELYVAAKELQAPYDLVAEVAITGELPVALFTAGGVATPADAAMMMQLGADGVFVGSGIFKSGEPAKRAAAIVRATAHFDDPHAIADASRGLGEAMVGINVSDLAAPHRLAERGW
- a CDS encoding PLP-dependent aminotransferase family protein, translating into MRDPSGAAELPLSLDRGAEASLPTQLATALRGAIDAGVLRPGELVQATRQLALRLGVARGVVVAAYEQLIAEGYLEAGHGRGTFVRPELPALRSAVSSEAVERRELRGAGEAASRELDHFGLSHSAPSPLPLTPGVPDTGAVDRPAWRSAWRHALIRAHVEAPDLGDPRLRVEIAEHLRRMRGTNRLPEDVIVTAGAREGLGLLLTALGASSNRRLVVGVEDPGYPSLRRVAIRHGAQILALPVDAEGLDPHALPTGALDVIIVTPSHQYPLGGSLPLARRRELLTWAARAGVVIVEDDYDSELRHTGSPLPALAALDDPAEGSVVLLGTFSTTISHALSAGYLLAPARLRKVIEPVRHDLGGAASAVVQAALAEYLAGGELRRHTARMRRRYATRRDLVVSKLDGIDGVRVRPMSGGLHAVLEFDHAQEDADAEERILKRTAEAGLGAVALSRYWQRDSKQQGHFGLVIGTGGTNSSTMTDHSTFEDALTRCSSSGGCERSS
- a CDS encoding IS481 family transposase, translating into MSHANAPLTPVGRQRLASLIVDQGWSIRRAAERFQVSPATASKWASRYRAGEPLVDRSSRPHHSPMRLAERREHRIISLRFTRRWGPHRISYHLGIPRSTVERVLARYRMPLLAHLDQATGLPVRKPRPVRYEKQRPGELVHVDIKKLGRIPDGGGHRMLGRANGKRNRRHGVGYAFLHHAVDDYSRLAYSEILADEKKETAAAFWHRARMFFAQAGVTVAAVMTDNGSCYRSRTFAAALGPDVKHRRTRPYRPQTNGKVERFNRTLATEWAYAQMYESDGARAATYSTWLHHYNHHRPHTGIGGQTPSDRVHNLTGNYN
- a CDS encoding acyltransferase, which gives rise to MTTHIADTADISDDATIGDGSRVWHLAQIREGAVLGENCIIGRGAYIGPGVRLGDNCKIQNYALVYEPARLADGVFIGPAAVLTNDLHPRAINPDGTQKSAADWDMVGVILKEGASVGARAVCVAPVTIGAWAMVAAGAVVTKDVAPHALVVGVPARQIGWVGHAGVKLEDAAEGRLRCPETGDLFQVAGDALHRVNG
- a CDS encoding helix-turn-helix transcriptional regulator, giving the protein MVLKPIVGRPRGGAWEAAGDESFIDEAVRRAAIGSGILLHGESGAGQEDFARRIALRLAAPASPMELTSPPHPETSRSLARLVESPPTSGPILLIPTISSFAGPELDDVARLVLHHHAVVIAADTDDVPSAAAPLGDLVGLERIWVPDMTEVATASFVENGLGGPVSSRAAHALWSGVAGNRARVRMVVEDWLEASVLVRHDEVWIIADPAPRAGPRLSRYWKGRLAAEDPAVHDVLEVLSLAGEIPLPLLLEICEPDAVDAVHGRGLLELRGSLGRDASLRGAINSEAIANHIPPGRSLQLRHRVSDCASGNGFRIPAGLVHWQVRHGFEVDHPDVLDAVEHLISRAPTKAIDLLGVVLAGADPDRAESARIEALIAAGRLTDAWECARRIRTTPKGEAAVLSPARAADLVSASWRGDYRPILKAREAPARMSDALEWLWRHSTHEALVMSGRAEEGMRAERELLRTLERSDAASPIAQRVRTGLVDMQILTGEWTRAAATLASSSSAHGVDGHGLEVVYRALARVLTADFEESVRALRCEMPQLHILDRHDVHALGSSLLAVSLAATGHRAEAFAALAGIETPHPEGAGIWHRTWGADFFSAQALGLLGRRDDAVELLMRCADRDRDLENHALELLALSGAVQWGQESALDRLESVAQRTESRFAQACTRVVHGLRTGDAESLEIGAAIARAIGQHFFADFADDRRADLNGTRTAALSSGRGGALGARSLTPRQREIVEHVLAGRSSGTIAETMGISVRTVESHLYQIYAKLDVGSRAELRAILADRTTDQVRK